The Marinilongibacter aquaticus genome has a window encoding:
- a CDS encoding 2-oxo acid dehydrogenase subunit E2 produces the protein MSAQGKLNNSWRKTAATIYRKPDDSKIFGSVDLDITELYDYVFRKRSEGLKITFTHIFVLAAARAIREEIPELNTYIKRGNVHTHPQIDASISVLLRENEMGSVKIEEADKHSLYTLAPLLREKIQIARKGLESNTMQMKDKMAAIPWPFREVVFRIIKKVMVGLGLPLGKLSANSFGSFIISNIGTLGLDTGYPALFPVANMAFVLIMGRIQKKALVVNKQVEIRRVITLSAAMDHRMVDASHAGILFRHFKKIARNPEQLEISRP, from the coding sequence ATGAGTGCACAGGGCAAACTGAACAACAGCTGGCGTAAAACGGCCGCTACGATTTATAGAAAACCAGACGATTCCAAAATTTTCGGCTCGGTCGATCTTGACATTACCGAACTTTACGATTACGTGTTCCGTAAAAGAAGCGAAGGCCTCAAGATTACCTTTACGCACATTTTTGTACTGGCGGCCGCTCGAGCCATCCGAGAGGAAATTCCAGAACTGAATACCTATATCAAAAGAGGAAATGTGCACACACATCCGCAAATCGACGCCAGTATCAGCGTGCTTCTGCGTGAAAATGAGATGGGTTCGGTAAAAATAGAAGAGGCCGACAAGCACAGCTTGTACACTTTAGCCCCGCTGCTTCGCGAAAAAATCCAAATTGCCAGAAAAGGCCTCGAAAGCAACACCATGCAAATGAAAGACAAAATGGCGGCAATCCCCTGGCCTTTTCGTGAAGTGGTGTTCAGGATAATCAAAAAAGTGATGGTGGGATTGGGCTTACCTTTGGGTAAACTTTCGGCAAACAGTTTCGGCTCCTTTATCATTTCCAATATCGGCACACTGGGCCTCGACACGGGCTATCCAGCCCTTTTTCCGGTGGCCAACATGGCTTTTGTTCTAATTATGGGACGTATCCAGAAGAAGGCTCTGGTGGTGAACAAACAAGTGGAAATCCGTCGAGTAATCACACTTTCTGCTGCCATGGACCACCGCATGGTCGATGCTTCACACGCGGGCATTCTGTTTAGGCATTTTAAGAAAATCGCACGAAACCCCGAACAACTGGAAATCAGTCGCCCCTAA
- a CDS encoding alpha-L-fucosidase — MKRISILLVFTLLCQFSYAQKKIWDETEQEKTERLAWWTEDRFGMFIHWGLYALPARHEWVKNYEKLNNEDYQKYFDHFNPDLYDPSEWAKQAKAAGMKYVVLTAKHHEGFCLFDSKYTDYKSTNTPYGKDLIREYVDALRKEGLKVGFYYSLIDWHHPDFTVDRVHPQRTDSDKWLGQLNKGRDMNKYREYLHNQVRELLTNYGKIDILWLDYSYPGKNGKGKDDWGSVELLKMVRQLQPGILVNNRADLMDYAGGWDFVTPEQFKVPAWPKIDGKKIPWETCQTFSGSWGYYRDENTWKSNRQLLVLLIESVSKGGNLLLNVGPTARGEFDYRAKERLADMGEWMHANGRSIYGCTEAPAGIEVPENCLLTYNPKTNRLYIHLLEYPLQNFLLKGMRDKIEYAQFLHDGSEVQIKKPHGYAFDFEMSENDVNLALPVIKPHVEIPVIEVFLK; from the coding sequence ATGAAAAGGATTTCAATACTCTTGGTATTCACATTGCTTTGCCAGTTTTCCTACGCCCAGAAAAAGATTTGGGACGAAACCGAACAAGAAAAAACAGAACGTTTGGCTTGGTGGACAGAAGACCGCTTCGGTATGTTCATCCATTGGGGGCTTTACGCTCTTCCGGCACGGCACGAATGGGTGAAAAACTACGAAAAACTGAACAACGAGGATTATCAAAAATATTTCGATCATTTTAATCCCGACTTGTACGACCCCAGTGAATGGGCCAAACAGGCCAAAGCCGCAGGGATGAAATATGTAGTGCTTACTGCAAAGCACCACGAGGGTTTCTGCCTTTTCGATTCGAAGTACACGGATTACAAATCAACCAACACGCCATACGGTAAAGATTTGATTCGCGAATATGTAGACGCTTTGCGAAAAGAAGGTTTAAAAGTGGGTTTTTACTACTCTTTGATCGATTGGCATCATCCCGATTTTACGGTTGATCGCGTGCATCCTCAAAGAACAGACAGCGATAAATGGCTTGGACAACTGAATAAAGGGCGGGACATGAATAAGTACCGCGAATATTTGCACAATCAAGTACGCGAATTGCTGACCAATTACGGGAAGATCGATATTTTGTGGCTCGATTATTCTTATCCTGGGAAAAACGGCAAAGGAAAAGACGATTGGGGTTCTGTGGAATTGTTGAAAATGGTGAGACAATTGCAGCCCGGTATCTTGGTGAACAACCGTGCAGACTTGATGGATTATGCCGGAGGATGGGATTTTGTCACACCCGAACAATTTAAGGTGCCGGCTTGGCCTAAAATCGACGGAAAGAAAATTCCCTGGGAAACTTGTCAAACCTTTAGCGGAAGCTGGGGCTATTACCGCGATGAGAATACATGGAAAAGCAATCGCCAATTGTTGGTGCTTTTGATCGAGTCGGTGAGTAAAGGCGGCAATTTGCTTTTGAATGTGGGTCCCACGGCTCGTGGAGAATTCGACTACAGGGCCAAGGAAAGGTTAGCCGATATGGGCGAGTGGATGCACGCCAATGGGCGATCAATATACGGCTGTACGGAAGCTCCGGCCGGAATTGAAGTGCCCGAAAACTGTTTGCTCACCTACAATCCGAAAACCAACAGGCTGTATATTCATTTGCTCGAATACCCTTTGCAGAACTTCTTGCTCAAAGGCATGCGGGATAAAATAGAGTATGCCCAGTTTTTGCACGATGGCTCGGAAGTGCAGATCAAAAAGCCGCACGGATATGCTTTTGATTTCGAAATGTCGGAGAACGATGTGAACCTTGCTTTGCCGGTAATCAAACCGCATGTCGAAATACCAGTAATTGAAGTGTTTTTGAAGTAA
- a CDS encoding enoyl-CoA hydratase/isomerase family protein, with the protein MENIRFKKHNGIATVALNRPEVYNALNAAMLRELAQVIADCGRDKSIRVLVLESANPNVFCSGADLKEGLQDSQKSLGEVLKENYEPVILGLRMLPKPVICKISGLAVGAGMSLALACDMIVAEEEAYMSELFVGIGLMPDAGSMYFLPRMVGFQKAFELMSSGRKIYMKEALTLGLVTQVVPKEQLDQVVEGMAIMYAGAATKAIGEMKMVLNQSHNRSLQEVLELEALGQTSCGLSSDFKRGVMAFLNKTKPEFRGD; encoded by the coding sequence ATGGAAAATATACGCTTTAAGAAACACAATGGAATTGCCACAGTAGCTTTAAATCGGCCTGAAGTTTACAATGCTTTAAACGCGGCAATGTTGAGAGAATTGGCTCAGGTGATTGCAGACTGTGGCCGGGATAAAAGCATTCGCGTGCTTGTGCTCGAAAGTGCGAATCCAAATGTATTTTGTTCTGGAGCTGACTTGAAAGAAGGTTTGCAGGACAGCCAGAAGTCTTTGGGCGAAGTGCTGAAAGAAAACTATGAACCCGTAATTCTGGGTTTGCGGATGCTCCCGAAACCGGTGATCTGCAAAATAAGCGGTTTGGCGGTTGGGGCGGGTATGTCATTGGCCTTGGCTTGCGACATGATCGTGGCGGAAGAAGAGGCTTATATGAGCGAACTTTTTGTGGGGATTGGTTTGATGCCCGACGCGGGTTCCATGTATTTTTTGCCGAGGATGGTCGGTTTCCAAAAGGCCTTTGAGCTGATGAGCTCGGGTCGGAAAATTTACATGAAAGAGGCTTTGACGCTCGGTTTGGTTACGCAGGTTGTGCCTAAAGAGCAATTGGATCAAGTGGTCGAAGGTATGGCGATAATGTATGCGGGAGCGGCTACAAAGGCCATTGGCGAAATGAAAATGGTGCTGAACCAATCGCACAACCGGTCTTTGCAGGAAGTGCTGGAACTTGAAGCCTTGGGGCAAACGAGCTGCGGCCTTTCTTCCGATTTCAAAAGAGGAGTAATGGCTTTCCTGAATAAAACAAAGCCCGAATTTAGGGGCGACTGA